The region ATCCCGCCAGCCCCACCAGTTACGCAACAGCTTCCCCTGACCAAGGTCaactccaccatcatccaaccAGCAACTCCAGTCAGTACTAGGTATCATCTTCGTTAACTCTAGCGGTAGTAGAGAGCTACTCCTACCGTacaaacatcaacaccatgtcGGCCCCCGAAGTCCACCACCTTTTCCACAATCCCATTGCGGATCACTCGTTCTCAGCTGACCGCCAAACGCTGGCCATTGCGCGCGACACCACTGTCGAGCTCTACGGAAGGGTCGGGAATAGCTTCAAACTCAAGGATGAGCTCAAGGGCCACGACAAGACTGTGACCAGCATTGATATTGCCCCCAACTCAGGACGCATTGTTACCTGCTCTCAGGGCAAGTTACTTGACCATCTCCGACAACAACTCCAACTGACCTCTCACGCACAGATCGCAATGCCCTTGTGTGGGAACCTACCCCCCAAGGCTATAAGCCgaccctcgtcctcctgCGCATCAACCGAGCTGCCACCTTTGTACGCTGGTCGCCGAACGAGACCAAGTTTGCGGTTGGATCTGGTGACAGACTGATCGCGATCTGCTATTTCGAGGAGGAAAATGACTGGTGGGTCTCGAAGCACTTGAAGAAGCCAATTCGCAGTACCATCACCACTGTCGCATGGCATCCCAATTCGGTCCTTCTTGCCGCTGGCTCTACCGATGCCCATGCGCGCGTCTTGTCCAGCTTCATCAAGGGCGTCGACGCCAGGCCAGAGCCCACCGCCTGGGGTGAGAGATTGCCCTTCAACACCATCTGTGGCGAGTACTTGAACAATTCGGCTGGTTGGATTCACTCAGTGGCTTTCTCCCCCAGCGGAGATGCTCTTGCCTTTGCCGCGCATGACAGCAGCATCACTGTTGTGTATCCAAGCGCCCCTGAGCAGCCGCCCAGGGCTGTtgtcaccatcaacacacaGCTGCTCCCCTTTATGAGCCTCATCTGGAATGGAGAGGCTGAGATCATTGCCGCCGGATATGACTGCGAGGCTTTCCGGTTCAAGGGTGGTCTTAATGGCTGGCAGCTGAGCGGAACGATTGAGGCCAAGAGCCGCCCTGGTCTTGGTGATGCCCGGGAAGAGTCCGCGCTCAACATGTTCAAGCAGATGGATCTGAAGGGCAAGGTCAAAGATGACACCCAGCTCAAGACAGTCCATCAAAACACCGTCACAATGCTGCGTCCCTACGAAACTTCTGGTGATGCCGTTGCTAAGTTTAGTTGTAAGTCTTGTAAGGATTCTGTCAGCTATCACTTTTACTAACAACGAGATACAGCAAGCGGCGTGGACGGGCGCCTTGTTATTTGGAACGTTTAAATGATAGATGATCTAGAAAGATGCACCAATCGGATCACGGTGCTGTTTGCCGTTTGAGACACACACTTGACCTCGTCTTTACTACGGTAGCCTGCGTGAACTGGTGGAAGCGCGCATGAACCCGATTGGTAGCTTAAAGGTACTTGTTGAAGCCTTCAAGGTCCCTTGTCTGTAGAATCTTAGTTGTTATAAGAACAAGAGCGTTGGATTTCTTCAAGAGTGCCTTTggaccatcttcatcctgcttttcctctcttccctctATCTGCCCAGCGACATGCCCAAGATGAGCGCCAGCAAACCCCAAGAGCCGTCGCCGAGCAGCTTCATCTACACTTCTAGCTCCAGCGCGGTATCAGACTGCATCACCGTGGCAGCAGACGATGACGGAATACAGGCCCGCTCCTCTGAGCCACAGGCAGTCACTGGCCTAGTCATATTCAATACAATTCACTGGAGACCCAACCCTCGTTCGCTCAGCCCTCCAGGCGTGCGGGTCATCGAACTACCAGATTCTGACTCTGGTGAACAAGACCATGAGCATACCAAGTTGCTTCGCGACTACAAAGCCGGATCTGTCAGCCCGCTGAGTCTTCCGCCTCAGCCACagctccaacaacacaccccTGTCCGAACTGTGGACACCGACTATCCTTCTCAGTTGATGAGCTATGATGCCGCCGCCA is a window of Podospora pseudopauciseta strain CBS 411.78 chromosome 1, whole genome shotgun sequence DNA encoding:
- the arc1 gene encoding ARP2/3 actin-organizing complex subunit Sop2 (COG:Z; EggNog:ENOG503NU7A; BUSCO:EOG09262VPD), which gives rise to MSAPEVHHLFHNPIADHSFSADRQTLAIARDTTVELYGRVGNSFKLKDELKGHDKTVTSIDIAPNSGRIVTCSQDRNALVWEPTPQGYKPTLVLLRINRAATFVRWSPNETKFAVGSGDRLIAICYFEEENDWWVSKHLKKPIRSTITTVAWHPNSVLLAAGSTDAHARVLSSFIKGVDARPEPTAWGERLPFNTICGEYLNNSAGWIHSVAFSPSGDALAFAAHDSSITVVYPSAPEQPPRAVVTINTQLLPFMSLIWNGEAEIIAAGYDCEAFRFKGGLNGWQLSGTIEAKSRPGLGDAREESALNMFKQMDLKGKVKDDTQLKTVHQNTVTMLRPYETSGDAVAKFSSSGVDGRLVIWNV